The Blastopirellula retiformator genome includes a region encoding these proteins:
- the rsmG gene encoding 16S rRNA (guanine(527)-N(7))-methyltransferase RsmG: MNEVPPPAPKFDTLQEALTAHGAPLDPAIAAELDRYVQVVWEMNQKLNLTRHTDYDRFVARDVLDSLALAGQLKPGDEILDLGSGGGVPGVIIAILRPDVQVSLCDSVTKKAKALEEIVGQLGLSIPVYHARAEDLLEDFRYNAIVCRAVAPLKKLLTWLAPHWASFDQLLAIKGGKWIEERNEARHFGLLGDLQLRKEVEYENPGNDHPSVVLKIWPAGRKEP; the protein is encoded by the coding sequence TTGAACGAAGTTCCCCCGCCTGCCCCGAAATTCGACACGCTCCAAGAAGCGCTTACCGCGCATGGCGCTCCGCTTGACCCGGCGATCGCCGCCGAGCTCGACCGTTACGTGCAGGTGGTGTGGGAAATGAATCAAAAGCTGAATCTCACGCGTCATACCGACTACGACCGCTTCGTGGCGCGAGACGTTCTGGATAGTCTCGCCCTGGCGGGGCAGCTGAAGCCGGGGGATGAGATCCTTGATCTCGGTTCCGGCGGCGGCGTCCCCGGCGTCATCATCGCCATTCTACGTCCTGACGTGCAGGTTTCTTTGTGCGATTCGGTGACGAAAAAAGCGAAGGCGCTCGAAGAGATCGTCGGCCAATTGGGGCTTTCGATTCCGGTTTATCATGCCCGGGCGGAAGATTTGCTCGAAGATTTCCGGTACAACGCGATCGTTTGCCGCGCCGTCGCCCCGCTGAAAAAGCTGCTCACCTGGCTGGCCCCCCATTGGGCCTCGTTTGATCAGCTTCTGGCCATCAAGGGGGGGAAGTGGATCGAAGAACGCAACGAAGCGCGGCATTTCGGCCTGTTGGGGGATCTGCAACTGCGGAAAGAGGTCGAATACGAGAACCCCGGCAACGATCACCCGAGCGTGGTTTTGAAGATTTGGCCGGCTGGGCGGAAAGAACCGTAA
- a CDS encoding type II secretion system protein, whose translation MKTRAFAQQRRFQKPGFTLVELLVVITIIGILAGLALVAIPRAVGTVREGAITAELAQLEAAVKLYKSDHGAYPPDLNAAVYGTGTLRLAEMTSHLRKIFPRLSNLDKPSSNGLLEWSDADDQQAINNMIAAGVISPDASGNDVDLATIGPTEAFVLALMGYSSDVEHPLTGAGDRKKYFEFAIERLGDQDGDYWYEYYPPSSQAPYVYFNSRSYWDGSSVVARFPLDPSTYSVDIGQARPYFQQVGATSGFVNPDSFQIICAGLDGHFGDYSDDYSANPNPLFAKVYPTGFGSATITPLTATPYTVDDRDNITNFAQGPLRNKEPE comes from the coding sequence ATGAAAACTCGGGCATTTGCACAACAGCGACGATTCCAGAAGCCCGGCTTCACGCTCGTCGAACTGCTGGTCGTCATCACGATCATCGGCATCCTGGCCGGCTTGGCGCTGGTGGCGATCCCACGAGCGGTCGGTACGGTGCGGGAAGGGGCGATTACCGCCGAGCTGGCCCAATTGGAAGCGGCCGTCAAGCTGTACAAGTCGGACCACGGGGCCTACCCGCCCGATTTGAACGCGGCGGTGTACGGCACCGGCACGCTTCGCCTGGCGGAGATGACTTCTCACTTGCGGAAGATTTTTCCCCGCTTGTCGAACTTGGATAAGCCGTCGAGCAACGGGCTGTTGGAGTGGAGTGACGCGGACGATCAGCAGGCGATCAACAATATGATCGCCGCCGGAGTGATTTCGCCGGATGCGTCGGGCAACGACGTCGACCTCGCCACGATCGGTCCAACCGAAGCCTTTGTCTTGGCGCTGATGGGATATAGCTCCGACGTGGAGCATCCCTTGACCGGGGCAGGGGATCGTAAGAAGTATTTCGAATTTGCGATCGAGCGTTTAGGAGACCAGGACGGCGACTACTGGTACGAGTACTACCCGCCTTCCAGCCAAGCGCCGTACGTTTATTTCAACTCGCGCAGCTACTGGGATGGTTCGTCCGTGGTGGCTCGCTTTCCACTCGATCCGTCCACTTACTCCGTTGATATCGGGCAAGCCCGTCCCTACTTTCAACAGGTTGGGGCGACGTCTGGCTTCGTGAATCCCGATTCGTTCCAAATTATTTGCGCCGGGCTCGACGGTCACTTCGGCGACTACTCCGACGACTACAGCGCGAATCCCAATCCGCTGTTCGCGAAGGTCTATCCGACCGGTTTCGGCAGCGCCACCATTACGCCGCTGACCGCGACTCCCTACACCGTCGATGATCGCGACAACATCACCAACTTCGCTCAGGGGCCGTTGCGAAACAAGGAGCCTGAATAA
- a CDS encoding GspE/PulE family protein, whose product MAGTLGDFAENLIRRGIVGPDQLAEAEQLADKKKLQVHDALVQLGYATGADVMKALAQEHGLEYIDLDSVLINPSAVELVPESVARENVIMPMSEEDGALRVIVSNPFDLEAFDKLRFILNRKVEIALAPRENILESINRYYGQQEGESADTMLQEFTDTAIDFTDTMQEDTQTYAETSAVDDNSAPVVRLVQLMINEAVQLRASDIHVEPFEDRVRIRYRIDGVLVERDSPPRRMLGALISRIKILAGIDIAERRRCQDGRIKADIGTKEIDLRVNVIPTNHGQSIVMRILDKDSIKVGVRQLGLSEASFQKFQSLIKRPNGIILVTGPTGSGKTTTLYAALNELNRPDSKIITAEDPVEYYLPGINQTQVRHDIGLDFARIIRAMLRQAPNIILVGEMRDQETASMGIQASLTGHLVFSTLHTNDAPGSITRLVDMGVPPYLVASTIIGVLAQRLVRIICDKCKSPFTPSDAVLEEAGISPEDAANATFMKGRGCGNCQRSGYKGRRGIFELMPMSAKIRELAFEGASTQEIRRAAVGLGMATLYDDGIAKAMKGLTTLEEVFRVAKQVEK is encoded by the coding sequence TTGGCTGGAACACTCGGAGACTTCGCGGAAAATCTGATTCGTCGTGGCATCGTTGGCCCCGATCAGTTGGCCGAAGCGGAGCAACTAGCAGACAAGAAGAAACTCCAGGTCCACGATGCGCTCGTCCAACTCGGATATGCGACCGGCGCCGACGTGATGAAGGCGCTCGCCCAGGAGCACGGGCTGGAATATATCGACCTCGACTCGGTGTTGATCAATCCGTCAGCGGTCGAACTGGTGCCGGAATCGGTCGCCCGCGAAAACGTCATCATGCCGATGTCGGAAGAAGATGGGGCGCTGCGGGTGATCGTGAGCAATCCGTTCGACCTCGAGGCGTTCGATAAGCTGCGGTTTATCTTGAACCGTAAGGTTGAGATCGCACTCGCCCCCCGCGAAAACATCCTGGAGTCGATCAACCGCTATTACGGCCAGCAGGAAGGCGAATCGGCCGATACGATGCTCCAGGAATTCACCGATACGGCGATCGACTTCACCGACACGATGCAGGAGGATACGCAGACCTACGCCGAAACCTCGGCGGTCGACGATAACTCGGCCCCGGTCGTCCGCCTGGTGCAGCTGATGATCAACGAGGCGGTTCAGCTGCGGGCTTCCGACATTCATGTCGAGCCGTTTGAAGACCGCGTCCGGATTCGCTACCGGATCGACGGCGTGCTGGTCGAGCGAGATAGCCCCCCCCGGCGGATGTTGGGCGCCCTGATTTCGCGGATCAAGATTCTGGCCGGAATTGACATCGCCGAACGCCGCCGTTGTCAGGACGGCCGTATCAAGGCGGACATTGGTACCAAAGAGATCGACCTGCGTGTCAATGTGATACCGACCAACCATGGTCAGTCGATCGTCATGCGTATTCTGGATAAAGATAGTATTAAAGTGGGGGTTCGGCAGTTGGGTCTGTCGGAAGCCTCGTTCCAGAAGTTTCAAAGTCTCATCAAGCGGCCCAACGGCATCATTCTGGTTACCGGACCGACCGGTTCCGGAAAAACGACCACGCTCTACGCCGCGCTCAACGAGCTGAACCGTCCCGACAGCAAGATCATCACCGCCGAGGATCCGGTTGAGTACTACCTGCCGGGGATCAACCAGACGCAGGTCCGCCACGACATTGGGCTCGACTTTGCCCGGATCATTCGGGCGATGTTGCGTCAGGCGCCGAACATCATCCTTGTGGGGGAAATGCGCGATCAAGAGACGGCTTCGATGGGAATCCAAGCTTCTTTAACTGGACACTTGGTTTTCAGTACTCTGCATACGAACGATGCGCCCGGTTCCATTACACGTCTCGTTGACATGGGGGTTCCCCCTTATCTCGTTGCGAGTACAATCATTGGGGTGCTTGCACAGCGTTTGGTGCGGATCATCTGCGACAAATGCAAGTCGCCATTTACCCCCAGCGACGCGGTTTTGGAAGAAGCCGGCATTTCGCCCGAGGACGCGGCCAACGCCACGTTCATGAAGGGACGAGGGTGCGGCAACTGCCAGCGAAGCGGATATAAGGGACGCCGCGGTATCTTTGAATTGATGCCGATGTCCGCCAAAATCCGGGAGCTAGCGTTCGAGGGAGCGTCGACTCAGGAGATTCGACGCGCCGCCGTGGGGCTGGGGATGGCGACCTTGTATGACGATGGCATCGCCAAGGCGATGAAAGGACTGACCACCCTGGAGGAGGTCTTTCGCGTCGCCAAGCAGGTGGAGAAGTAA
- a CDS encoding type II secretion system F family protein, translating to MPTYQFEAMDTEGQEIRDVIDAPTEDEAVATIRQMGYFITRISEKKQRAAAGGKRGAKSGRTFAIGGVSSRQLTTFTRQLAILQNAGLPILRSLKILEKQSKPGRLKNSLMDVCEDIESGAGLSEAMAKCPKCFNRLYVNMIKAGEAGGALEIILLRLADFMERDEDLKRQVKGAMIYPAVVITVAVGILTFIMIKIVPVFKTIFDDFELELPPPTQLLITMSTAIVNYWYVIPLIPMAIVLFIKLLRKFKHGRMGWDLFFLNIPIAGRLQEKNILARTTRTLGTLIASGVPILECLNIARDTSGHAMFEKMYHNVAESIKEGESIFKPMEENARAPFHPVALFLWMLFPALPAFGLMVVPGDVAQYAPQTIAVCAVCGALWYFMRMKRRIVELFVTNMIDVGEETGELDTMLFKVADTYDEDVKVMTESLTKLLEPILIVFLGVSVGFIVVSLFLPLVSLIQNLS from the coding sequence ATGCCTACCTATCAATTCGAAGCGATGGACACCGAGGGTCAGGAGATCCGCGATGTGATTGATGCGCCGACCGAAGATGAAGCGGTGGCCACTATACGCCAGATGGGCTACTTCATTACCCGCATTTCTGAAAAGAAACAGCGGGCGGCGGCCGGCGGTAAGCGGGGCGCTAAATCAGGCCGCACCTTTGCGATCGGCGGCGTCAGCAGCCGTCAGCTGACCACGTTTACGCGTCAGTTGGCGATTCTGCAAAACGCCGGTCTGCCGATCTTGCGGAGCCTGAAGATTCTCGAGAAACAATCGAAGCCGGGCCGCTTGAAGAACTCGCTGATGGACGTCTGCGAAGACATCGAGTCGGGCGCCGGGCTCTCCGAAGCGATGGCCAAGTGCCCCAAGTGCTTCAACCGCTTGTACGTCAACATGATCAAAGCCGGTGAGGCGGGCGGCGCCTTGGAAATCATTCTGCTGCGTCTGGCCGACTTCATGGAACGTGACGAAGACCTGAAACGTCAGGTCAAAGGCGCCATGATTTACCCGGCGGTCGTGATCACCGTGGCGGTCGGCATCTTGACCTTCATCATGATCAAGATCGTGCCGGTGTTTAAGACGATCTTCGACGACTTCGAGCTGGAGCTGCCGCCACCGACGCAGTTGCTGATCACCATGTCGACGGCGATCGTCAACTACTGGTATGTGATCCCGCTGATCCCGATGGCGATCGTGCTGTTCATTAAACTGCTGCGGAAGTTTAAGCATGGCCGCATGGGCTGGGACTTGTTCTTCCTGAACATCCCAATCGCTGGACGGTTGCAGGAAAAGAACATCCTGGCCCGGACGACGCGAACCCTCGGAACGCTGATCGCGTCCGGCGTGCCGATTTTGGAATGCTTGAACATCGCCCGCGATACGTCGGGACACGCGATGTTTGAAAAGATGTATCACAACGTCGCCGAGTCGATTAAAGAAGGCGAATCGATCTTCAAACCGATGGAAGAAAACGCCCGGGCGCCGTTTCATCCGGTCGCGCTCTTCCTGTGGATGCTGTTTCCGGCGCTTCCGGCATTCGGCCTGATGGTCGTGCCGGGCGACGTGGCGCAGTACGCTCCGCAAACGATCGCCGTCTGTGCGGTCTGCGGCGCCCTGTGGTACTTCATGCGAATGAAACGCCGCATCGTCGAATTGTTCGTGACGAACATGATCGACGTGGGTGAAGAGACCGGTGAACTCGATACCATGCTTTTCAAGGTGGCCGACACCTATGACGAAGACGTGAAAGTGATGACCGAGTCGCTGACCAAGCTGTTGGAGCCGATCTTGATCGTGTTCCTCGGCGTGTCGGTCGGCTTTATCGTCGTCTCGCTCTTCCTGCCGCTGGTTAGCTTGATTCAGAACCTGTCGTAA
- a CDS encoding GspE/PulE family protein, whose translation MAIRRLGQILVDLGFISDEQLVLLLEEQEQQAEHQPIGKIAEDMNLITDDQLVQALAEQLGMQVVSLDDVSIAGDLLARVTEPMAQLYKVIPVAFDEDMNELTVATCEPQNLSTQDELRQFLGHSIRIVVATERDIQKTLDRYYSEDTESFESLVHDLETDANLAQAAEALMGDGPIDITDAEALADSAPVRKLLNMVLLMAIKDHASDIHFEPFEEEFRIRVKADGVLFEMVPPPRHLAFAITTRIKVMANLDIAERRMPQDGRIELTVGGHPVDLRVSVLPTMFGESVVMRLLDRSVVSLDLEKVGMHPVTLKEFRKVMERPNGIVLVTGPTGSGKTTTLYSALSEMNEVSDKIITTEEPVEYDIDGIVQIPIDADIGNSFANCLRAILRQDPDTILVGEIRDRETAEIAIQASLTGHMVFSTLHTNDAPSTVTRLKDMGIPTFMITATVEAILAQRLVRRICSQCREETIPSKDMLYELQMKPEELAGRKFFKGVGCENCNNTGYKGRIGLYELLLMNDDIRDMIMRNSSTDEIREVARGFGMTTLRDAGMNLAYDGLTTIEEVVRETVLEA comes from the coding sequence ATGGCGATTCGACGCCTGGGACAGATTCTGGTCGACTTAGGGTTCATCAGCGATGAACAACTGGTGCTGTTGCTGGAAGAGCAGGAGCAACAGGCCGAACATCAGCCGATCGGCAAGATCGCTGAAGACATGAATCTGATCACCGACGATCAGTTGGTGCAGGCCTTGGCCGAACAGCTGGGGATGCAGGTCGTCAGTCTGGACGACGTCTCGATCGCCGGCGATTTGTTGGCTCGCGTGACCGAGCCGATGGCGCAGCTGTACAAGGTGATTCCGGTCGCGTTTGACGAAGACATGAACGAGCTGACGGTCGCCACCTGCGAACCGCAGAACCTGTCGACGCAGGACGAACTGCGTCAGTTCCTGGGGCACTCGATCCGGATCGTCGTCGCCACCGAGCGGGACATCCAGAAGACGCTCGATCGCTACTACTCGGAAGATACCGAAAGCTTCGAGAGCCTGGTGCACGATCTGGAGACCGACGCCAACCTGGCCCAAGCGGCGGAAGCGCTGATGGGGGATGGCCCGATCGACATTACCGACGCCGAGGCGTTGGCCGACAGCGCGCCGGTTCGCAAGCTGCTGAATATGGTGTTGCTGATGGCGATCAAGGATCACGCCAGCGATATTCACTTCGAGCCGTTTGAAGAAGAGTTCCGCATTCGCGTGAAAGCGGACGGCGTGTTGTTTGAAATGGTTCCGCCGCCGCGCCACTTGGCGTTTGCGATTACGACCCGCATCAAGGTGATGGCGAATCTGGACATCGCCGAACGCCGCATGCCGCAGGACGGACGTATCGAATTGACCGTCGGCGGCCACCCGGTCGACCTGCGGGTTTCGGTCTTGCCGACGATGTTTGGCGAAAGCGTCGTGATGCGACTCTTGGACCGCAGCGTCGTGTCGCTCGATCTGGAAAAGGTCGGCATGCATCCGGTGACGCTCAAAGAGTTTCGCAAGGTGATGGAGCGTCCCAACGGCATCGTGTTGGTGACCGGCCCGACCGGCTCCGGCAAGACGACCACGTTGTATTCGGCCCTCAGCGAAATGAACGAAGTCTCGGACAAGATCATTACGACCGAAGAGCCGGTCGAGTACGACATCGACGGGATCGTGCAGATTCCGATCGACGCCGACATTGGCAATTCCTTCGCCAACTGTCTGCGGGCGATTTTGCGGCAAGATCCCGACACGATTCTGGTTGGTGAGATCCGCGATCGCGAGACGGCCGAGATTGCGATTCAAGCGTCGCTGACCGGGCATATGGTGTTCAGCACGCTGCACACCAACGACGCGCCTTCGACGGTGACTCGTCTAAAGGACATGGGGATCCCGACGTTCATGATCACCGCTACGGTCGAAGCGATCTTGGCGCAGCGTTTGGTCCGTCGCATTTGCAGCCAATGCCGCGAAGAGACGATCCCCAGCAAAGATATGCTGTACGAACTGCAGATGAAGCCCGAAGAGCTGGCCGGCCGCAAGTTCTTCAAAGGAGTCGGTTGCGAAAACTGCAACAACACCGGCTACAAAGGACGCATCGGCCTGTACGAACTACTGCTGATGAACGACGACATCCGCGACATGATCATGCGGAACTCGTCGACCGACGAAATTCGCGAGGTGGCTCGCGGGTTTGGAATGACGACGCTTCGCGACGCCGGCATGAACTTGGCGTACGACGGTTTGACGACGATTGAAGAGGTCGTTCGCGAAACGGTGCTTGAAGCGTAA
- a CDS encoding type IV pilus twitching motility protein PilT translates to MATILIDKLLQAAVKQGASDIHITVGQPPVFRLHGRMRQLDTKSLTPEDTVSLMKSISPERCQRELQESGSADFGFAFSDLARFRVSVFRQRGNISMVLRQIPNSMLTPEQLGLPEKVIELCKRPRGLFLVTGPTGSGKSTTLASVINNINETVDHHIITIEDPIEFYHYHKKSTVNQREVGVDVPSFAEAIRRALRQDPDVILVGEMRDLETIEAAITAAETGHVVFGTLHTNSAAGTINRIIDVFPTNQQDQIRTQLGEGLIGVLSQSLCPKIGGGRCAAYELLNCTSGIKNLIRENKVFRIPSMIQTGAKHGMILMDDSLYNLWKAEKVSQEEALGKAHDPTSLAKRIADARRGMEFDEPAESSAH, encoded by the coding sequence ATGGCCACGATTCTGATCGACAAGTTGTTGCAAGCCGCCGTGAAGCAAGGCGCGAGCGATATTCATATAACCGTCGGACAGCCGCCGGTGTTTCGCTTGCACGGCAGAATGCGACAACTCGATACGAAATCGCTCACTCCGGAAGACACCGTTTCGCTGATGAAAAGCATCTCGCCGGAACGGTGCCAGCGAGAATTGCAAGAGTCAGGCAGCGCCGACTTTGGTTTCGCCTTTAGCGACCTGGCCCGTTTCCGCGTGTCGGTGTTTCGCCAACGGGGCAACATCTCGATGGTGTTGCGTCAGATTCCGAACTCGATGCTGACGCCGGAGCAGCTTGGCTTGCCTGAAAAGGTGATCGAGCTGTGTAAGCGGCCCCGTGGTCTCTTTTTGGTGACCGGGCCGACCGGTTCCGGTAAGAGTACGACGCTGGCCAGCGTGATCAACAACATCAACGAGACGGTCGACCATCACATCATCACGATCGAAGACCCGATCGAATTTTATCACTACCACAAGAAATCGACGGTCAACCAGCGGGAAGTCGGCGTCGACGTCCCGTCCTTCGCCGAAGCGATTCGTCGTGCGTTGCGTCAGGACCCGGACGTGATCCTGGTGGGCGAAATGCGCGACTTGGAAACGATCGAAGCGGCGATTACCGCGGCGGAAACGGGGCACGTCGTGTTCGGCACGCTCCATACCAACAGCGCCGCCGGTACGATCAACCGTATTATCGACGTGTTTCCGACCAATCAGCAGGATCAGATCCGCACGCAGTTGGGCGAAGGTTTGATCGGCGTGTTGTCGCAATCGCTCTGCCCCAAGATCGGCGGCGGTCGTTGTGCGGCCTACGAGTTGCTCAACTGCACCTCCGGCATCAAGAACCTGATCCGCGAAAACAAGGTGTTCCGTATTCCGTCGATGATTCAGACCGGCGCCAAGCACGGGATGATCCTGATGGACGACTCGCTTTACAACTTGTGGAAAGCGGAAAAGGTGTCGCAGGAGGAAGCGCTGGGCAAGGCGCACGATCCGACCTCGCTGGCCAAGCGCATCGCCGACGCCCGTCGCGGCATGGAATTTGACGAGCCGGCCGAATCGTCGGCTCACTAA
- a CDS encoding type II secretion system protein has protein sequence MLRNDARTTRRGFTLVEMLVVVTILGLLSGMVLVALAGAAETAREARTRSQIQKLNEFLMNRYESYRTRRTPRPATGNAIIQARARVDQIRAVMLQEMPDRKTDLFVDHRGLTSGKYSATYARHQRAVEAFTNNEGNWTAAYAAWTAENQHAECLYLILASINDGETSALEFLHDSEVGDTDGDGVPEVLDGWGNPIAFIRWPQGYVNPDKSEQGFGLQDITVYDAFDPLRVRGRSAGTVGAPDVYEMSNSTPVATGFAHFNLVPLVVSAGKDGIFDIVGDTSTGTTDTTHGITYANGSSAVDYLSTTPKANPYAFATTIAGDNLSVGVGAITDVNGDGYDNSLDNISNHYLIVGGNSP, from the coding sequence ATGTTGCGTAACGACGCGCGAACAACACGCCGCGGCTTTACGCTGGTCGAAATGCTGGTCGTGGTGACGATCCTGGGCCTGTTGTCCGGCATGGTCCTGGTCGCCTTGGCCGGCGCCGCCGAAACGGCTCGCGAAGCCCGCACTCGCTCGCAGATCCAAAAGCTCAACGAGTTCCTGATGAACCGTTACGAGAGCTACCGGACGCGGCGCACGCCGCGGCCCGCCACTGGCAATGCGATCATTCAAGCTCGGGCACGCGTCGATCAGATCCGCGCCGTGATGTTGCAAGAAATGCCGGATCGTAAGACCGACCTGTTTGTGGACCATCGTGGGCTTACGTCGGGCAAGTACTCGGCGACCTACGCTCGCCATCAGCGCGCGGTGGAGGCCTTCACCAACAACGAGGGAAACTGGACTGCCGCCTATGCCGCCTGGACGGCCGAAAACCAGCACGCCGAGTGCCTTTATCTCATCTTGGCGTCGATCAACGATGGTGAGACGAGCGCTCTCGAGTTTTTGCACGACAGCGAAGTCGGCGACACCGACGGCGACGGCGTGCCGGAAGTGCTCGATGGCTGGGGGAACCCGATCGCGTTCATTCGCTGGCCGCAGGGTTACGTGAACCCCGACAAGTCGGAACAAGGATTTGGCCTGCAGGACATCACCGTTTACGACGCCTTCGATCCGTTACGCGTGCGAGGACGATCGGCCGGGACGGTCGGCGCGCCCGACGTTTACGAAATGAGCAACAGTACGCCAGTGGCGACCGGATTCGCACACTTCAATCTGGTGCCGCTGGTCGTTTCGGCCGGTAAGGATGGGATTTTCGACATCGTTGGAGACACCTCGACGGGGACGACCGATACGACTCATGGCATTACCTACGCCAATGGATCGAGTGCGGTGGACTATCTGTCGACCACTCCAAAGGCGAATCCCTATGCGTTCGCCACTACGATCGCCGGCGACAATTTGTCGGTGGGCGTTGGGGCGATTACCGACGTCAACGGCGACGGCTACGACAATTCGCTCGACAACATCAGCAATCACTACCTGATTGTCGGAGGTAACTCACCATGA
- a CDS encoding prepilin-type N-terminal cleavage/methylation domain-containing protein: MIGLKCKADQHRRGVTLVELLVVVTLLSILLGIAATAARNGTRGKKQREAARQINAFIAGARTRAVELDRSVGIEIVNNRPNEPQAGTTLYMVETPPPYAGDLTSAFVELRTIGSYTAQLAFNVSNSTNLPYHSPDATLMTDPNFIRAGDAVFLGYNNQPYLVSSVPAALSSGYRLVNITWQIDQPAPFPWITSAPTGPIYPGLPFKVYRQPQRNSVTPLQIPTGACIDLAFSGMGTTGQQLASFDLEASVPSEEYAKIMFSPNGTIDAVYAQDLGSSSAAGVVTYRGLPTGNINLLIGRYEKVVAVREAGVSVLSAGSSTGGIYSIFTAPPEDGSNIADPEAFWVSINRITGNVATSNNAMVSDPASFTSDDALLASARRFAKQTQSISGR, from the coding sequence ATGATTGGTCTGAAATGTAAAGCTGATCAACATCGCCGTGGCGTTACCCTGGTCGAACTGCTGGTCGTCGTCACGCTGCTGTCGATTTTGCTCGGCATCGCGGCGACGGCGGCGCGAAACGGTACCCGCGGCAAGAAACAGCGCGAAGCGGCGCGTCAGATCAACGCGTTTATCGCCGGCGCCCGCACCCGAGCGGTCGAACTGGACCGATCGGTCGGCATCGAGATCGTCAACAATCGACCCAACGAACCGCAGGCCGGCACGACCCTGTACATGGTCGAAACGCCACCTCCGTATGCGGGCGATCTCACCAGTGCGTTTGTCGAGCTGCGTACGATCGGATCGTACACGGCGCAATTGGCGTTTAACGTCAGCAATTCGACCAATCTGCCGTACCATTCGCCTGACGCCACGTTGATGACCGATCCCAACTTTATCCGCGCAGGCGATGCGGTCTTTTTGGGCTACAACAATCAGCCCTATCTGGTCAGTTCCGTGCCGGCGGCGCTTTCGTCCGGTTATCGGCTCGTGAACATTACCTGGCAGATCGATCAGCCCGCTCCTTTCCCCTGGATCACCAGTGCGCCGACGGGACCGATCTATCCGGGGTTGCCGTTCAAGGTGTATCGCCAACCGCAGCGTAACAGCGTGACGCCGCTGCAGATTCCGACCGGCGCTTGCATTGATCTGGCTTTCTCCGGCATGGGAACCACGGGGCAGCAACTCGCCTCGTTCGACCTCGAAGCGTCCGTTCCCTCGGAAGAATACGCGAAGATCATGTTCAGCCCGAACGGGACGATCGACGCCGTTTACGCTCAAGATTTGGGCAGCTCGAGCGCTGCGGGAGTCGTCACGTACCGCGGCCTGCCGACCGGCAACATCAACCTGTTGATTGGCCGCTACGAAAAGGTGGTCGCGGTCCGCGAGGCAGGCGTCAGCGTATTGTCGGCTGGATCGTCAACCGGCGGCATTTATTCGATTTTCACTGCGCCTCCGGAAGATGGCAGCAACATTGCCGATCCCGAAGCGTTTTGGGTCTCGATCAACCGCATTACCGGCAATGTGGCGACCTCCAACAACGCGATGGTCAGCGATCCGGCCAGCTTTACTTCGGACGATGCGCTGCTGGCTTCGGCTCGCCGTTTCGCCAAGCAGACGCAAAGCATCTCGGGTCGATAA